A genomic window from Spiroplasma endosymbiont of Labia minor includes:
- the uvrB gene encoding excinuclease ABC subunit UvrB, with amino-acid sequence MNKEFRKFDLVTDFTPSGDQPQAIKELVEGLNEGKKHQVLLGATGTGKTFTMANIITKMNKPTLVLAHNKTLAMQLYIELSDFFPNNRVEYFVSNFDFFQPEAYVPSRDLYIEKDAKQNLELDMMRLSSKNALLTRSDTIVVASVAAIFAEQNPQEYAEAFFEININQKFSKKELLSFLVRTGYSRNEIEKAPGTFSAKGDAIIIVPGWTHRYYFRISLFGDEIETIDIMDIMTNSITEKTKTLTIFPATGYVTPENKMKTVIENIRNDLFDRLKELRAEEKIVEAQRLDQRTRYDLESLEEFGYVSGIENYSSYLDFRKPGETPFTLIDYFGDDFLTIIDESHIMIPQARGMYNTNLSRKKTLIEYGFRLPSAMDNRPLNFEEFINKMKQIIYASATPGDYELGMTENKFVQQIIRPTGLLDPLIEVRKTENQIEDIIEEIIKRREKNERVFITTITIAQSEALTSFLQGRGIKVAYLHSELKTLERSIVLTDLRKGVFEVVVGVNLLREGLDIPEVSLICILDADKQGFLRNTRSLIQTTGRAARNANGLVIFYADQITQSMKETIEETSRRRIIQQEYNERNNIVPKTVIKKISDYGVSEDVRKEILRSTNKKGQVSKREKSKIVQDLRVKMIAASKELDFETAASLRDMIIELEGE; translated from the coding sequence ATGAATAAAGAGTTTAGAAAATTTGATTTAGTAACAGATTTCACTCCATCGGGTGATCAACCTCAAGCAATAAAGGAACTTGTTGAAGGCTTGAATGAAGGTAAAAAACATCAAGTATTGCTCGGAGCAACAGGGACTGGTAAAACTTTTACTATGGCAAATATAATTACAAAAATGAATAAGCCAACATTGGTTTTGGCGCATAATAAAACACTAGCAATGCAATTGTATATTGAATTATCAGATTTTTTTCCAAATAACAGGGTTGAATATTTTGTTTCAAACTTCGATTTTTTTCAACCAGAAGCATATGTTCCCTCAAGAGATTTGTATATTGAAAAGGATGCAAAGCAAAATCTTGAATTAGATATGATGAGATTGAGTTCAAAAAACGCACTTCTTACTAGAAGCGATACTATAGTTGTAGCTTCAGTTGCAGCAATATTTGCAGAGCAAAATCCGCAAGAATATGCAGAAGCATTTTTTGAAATAAATATTAATCAAAAATTTTCTAAAAAAGAATTACTTTCTTTTTTGGTAAGAACTGGCTATTCCAGAAATGAAATTGAAAAAGCACCAGGAACATTTTCCGCAAAAGGAGATGCAATAATAATTGTTCCGGGATGAACGCATAGATATTATTTTAGAATTTCTTTATTTGGTGACGAAATAGAAACAATAGATATAATGGATATAATGACAAATTCAATTACTGAAAAAACCAAAACATTAACCATTTTTCCTGCAACCGGTTATGTTACACCAGAAAATAAAATGAAAACTGTAATAGAAAATATTCGCAATGATTTATTTGATAGATTGAAAGAATTACGTGCTGAAGAAAAAATTGTAGAAGCACAAAGATTAGATCAAAGAACAAGATATGATTTAGAGTCACTAGAAGAATTTGGTTATGTTTCAGGAATTGAAAATTATTCTTCTTATCTTGATTTTAGAAAACCTGGAGAAACACCTTTTACTTTAATAGATTATTTTGGCGATGATTTTTTAACAATTATTGATGAATCACACATTATGATTCCTCAAGCTAGAGGAATGTATAATACTAATTTGTCTAGAAAAAAGACATTAATTGAATATGGCTTTAGATTACCAAGTGCAATGGACAATAGGCCATTGAATTTTGAGGAATTTATAAATAAAATGAAACAAATAATTTATGCATCTGCAACTCCTGGTGATTATGAATTGGGTATGACAGAAAATAAATTTGTACAACAAATAATTCGTCCGACAGGACTATTAGATCCGCTAATTGAAGTTAGAAAAACAGAAAATCAAATAGAAGATATTATTGAAGAAATTATTAAAAGAAGAGAAAAAAATGAAAGAGTATTTATTACAACTATTACTATCGCTCAATCCGAAGCTTTAACAAGTTTTTTACAAGGTAGAGGAATAAAAGTTGCATATTTACATTCAGAATTAAAAACATTGGAACGTTCAATTGTTTTAACAGATTTAAGAAAAGGTGTATTTGAAGTTGTTGTTGGTGTTAATCTATTGCGAGAGGGATTAGATATACCAGAAGTTTCATTGATTTGTATTTTAGATGCTGATAAGCAAGGATTTTTAAGAAATACTCGTTCTTTAATTCAAACAACAGGTAGAGCTGCAAGAAACGCTAATGGTTTAGTAATTTTTTATGCAGATCAAATAACTCAGTCTATGAAAGAAACTATTGAAGAAACATCAAGGCGTAGAATCATTCAGCAAGAATATAATGAGCGAAATAATATTGTACCAAAAACAGTAATTAAAAAAATATCAGATTACGGAGTTTCAGAAGATGTCAGAAAAGAAATTTTAAGATCTACAAATAAAAAAGGACAAGTATCTAAAAGAGAAAAATCAAAAATTGTCCAAGATTTGAGAGTTAAAATGATAGCAGCATCAAAGGAATTAGACTTTGAAACTGCAGCAAGTCTGCGTGATATGATAATTGAATTAGAAGGAGAATAA